One window of the Enterobacter huaxiensis genome contains the following:
- a CDS encoding aminotransferase-like domain-containing protein — MKKYQRLAQQIISQIELGVWLPGDKLPSLREQVASSGMSFMTVGHAYQMLESQGRIVARPQSGYYVASRPTAQQPAPPAQVMRDEVVDINTYIFDVLQASRDPSVVPFASAFPDPRLFPLQQLNRSLANVSKTATAMSVIENLPPGNVDLRHAIARRYAQQGMNISPDEIVITAGALEALNLSLQAVTEPGDWVIVENPCFYGALQALERLKLKALSIATDVREGIDLNALEQALNEYPVKACWLMTNSQNPLGFTLSAEKKAQLVALLTKHNVMLIEDDVYSELYFGREKPLPAKAWDRHDMTLHCSSFSKCLVAGFRIGWVAAGKHARRIQQLQLMSTLSTSSPMQLALVDYLATKRYDAHLRRLRRTLAERKQHAWQALLRHMPAGVKIHHNDSGYFLWLELPIPLDAGLLSEKALTHHISIAPGKMFSTSDVWTPFFRFNTSWSWGEREEQAVVQLGKLISEMLE, encoded by the coding sequence ATGAAAAAATACCAGCGTCTGGCGCAACAAATTATCTCGCAGATTGAGCTTGGCGTATGGTTGCCGGGCGATAAATTGCCTTCGCTGCGAGAGCAGGTGGCGAGCAGCGGGATGAGTTTTATGACCGTTGGCCACGCGTATCAGATGCTGGAAAGTCAGGGGCGCATTGTCGCCAGACCGCAGTCGGGCTACTACGTTGCCTCGCGCCCGACCGCACAACAGCCCGCGCCGCCCGCCCAGGTCATGCGTGACGAAGTGGTGGATATCAACACCTACATCTTCGACGTATTACAGGCCAGCCGCGACCCGTCCGTTGTTCCCTTTGCCTCTGCGTTTCCCGATCCCCGACTTTTCCCGCTTCAGCAGCTCAACCGCTCGCTGGCGAACGTCAGCAAAACCGCCACGGCGATGAGCGTGATTGAAAACCTCCCGCCGGGGAACGTCGATCTACGCCACGCCATTGCGCGCCGCTATGCCCAGCAGGGCATGAACATCTCGCCTGACGAGATTGTCATTACCGCTGGCGCACTCGAAGCGCTCAACCTCAGCCTGCAGGCCGTCACGGAGCCGGGAGACTGGGTGATTGTCGAAAACCCCTGTTTTTACGGCGCCCTGCAGGCGCTCGAACGCCTGAAGCTTAAAGCGTTGTCGATTGCGACGGACGTTCGCGAAGGCATCGATCTGAACGCCCTTGAGCAGGCGCTGAATGAGTACCCGGTAAAAGCCTGCTGGCTGATGACCAACAGTCAAAACCCGCTTGGCTTCACGCTCAGCGCTGAGAAAAAGGCCCAGCTTGTGGCCCTGCTGACGAAGCACAACGTCATGCTGATTGAAGATGATGTTTACAGCGAACTCTACTTTGGCCGTGAAAAGCCGCTCCCGGCGAAAGCCTGGGATCGCCATGACATGACGCTGCACTGCTCGTCATTTTCAAAATGCCTGGTGGCGGGCTTTCGTATCGGCTGGGTGGCGGCAGGTAAGCATGCGCGCCGCATTCAGCAGCTGCAGCTGATGAGCACGCTGTCGACGAGTTCCCCTATGCAGCTGGCGCTGGTGGATTATCTGGCGACCAAGCGCTACGACGCCCACCTTCGCCGCCTGCGCCGCACGCTGGCAGAACGGAAACAGCATGCCTGGCAGGCGCTGTTGCGCCACATGCCCGCGGGCGTCAAAATCCATCATAACGACAGCGGCTACTTTTTGTGGCTGGAGCTGCCGATACCGCTTGATGCGGGGCTTCTGAGTGAAAAAGCCCTGACTCACCATATCAGTATTGCACCGGGTAAGATGTTTTCGACCTCAGACGTCTGGACCCCGTTCTTCCGCTTTAATACCTCCTGGTCGTGGGGAGAGCGAGAAGAGCAGGCGGTTGTTCAGCTGGGGAAATTAATTAGCGAGATGCTGGAATAA
- the ymcF gene encoding cold shock small protein YmcF, which translates to MTSYIHFRCPCCHGSQYRTSAFDVSEKNPFGAKCIFCKSSMVTLDHLAAARSAQSHITEFRK; encoded by the coding sequence ATGACTTCTTATATCCATTTCCGCTGCCCGTGCTGTCACGGCTCGCAGTACCGTACCTCAGCTTTTGATGTGTCTGAGAAAAACCCCTTCGGCGCAAAATGCATCTTTTGCAAATCGTCGATGGTTACGCTCGACCACCTGGCCGCTGCGCGATCTGCACAAAGCCACATCACTGAGTTCCGTAAGTAA
- the ydcS gene encoding putative ABC transporter substrate-binding protein YdcS, with translation MSKKFARSSLCALGMTIVTAQAAEPPKAIGDGEGRLDIIAWPGYIERGQTDKNYDWVTQFEKETGCAVNVKTAATSDEMVSLMAKGGYDLVTASGDASLRLIMGKRVQPTNPDLIPNWKTIDPRIVKGEWFNVGGKVYGTPYQWGPNLLMYNTKTFPTPPDSWNVVFVKQDLPDGKTNQGRVQAYDGPIYIADAALFVKATQPALGITDPYQLTEKQYAAVLKVLRDQHALIHRYWHDTTVQMSDFKNEGVVASSAWPYQANALKAENQPVATVFPKEGVTGWADTTMLHAEAKHPMCAYKWMNWSLTPKLQGDLAAWFGSLPVVAEGCKASTLLGDKGCETNGYNSFDKIMFWKTPIAEGGKFVPYSRWTQDYIAIMGGR, from the coding sequence ATGAGCAAAAAATTTGCACGCAGCAGCCTGTGCGCGCTCGGCATGACGATCGTGACAGCGCAAGCCGCAGAGCCACCTAAGGCTATCGGCGATGGAGAAGGACGACTCGATATTATTGCCTGGCCCGGCTATATCGAACGCGGACAGACCGATAAAAACTATGACTGGGTGACTCAGTTTGAAAAAGAGACCGGCTGTGCGGTTAACGTCAAAACGGCAGCGACCTCTGATGAGATGGTGAGCCTGATGGCAAAAGGGGGCTATGACCTGGTTACGGCCTCCGGTGACGCCTCGCTTCGTCTTATCATGGGGAAACGCGTTCAGCCGACTAACCCCGATCTCATCCCAAACTGGAAAACCATTGACCCGCGCATCGTAAAAGGAGAGTGGTTTAACGTCGGCGGCAAAGTCTACGGCACGCCGTATCAGTGGGGGCCAAACCTGCTGATGTACAACACCAAAACCTTCCCGACGCCGCCGGACAGCTGGAATGTGGTCTTTGTGAAGCAAGACCTGCCGGACGGCAAAACCAATCAGGGGCGCGTTCAGGCCTATGACGGGCCCATCTATATTGCCGATGCGGCGCTGTTCGTTAAAGCCACGCAGCCGGCGCTGGGTATTACCGACCCCTACCAGTTAACGGAAAAACAGTATGCCGCCGTGCTTAAGGTGCTGCGCGACCAGCATGCGCTGATCCACCGCTACTGGCACGATACCACCGTTCAGATGAGCGACTTCAAGAATGAAGGCGTCGTGGCGTCCAGCGCCTGGCCGTATCAGGCGAATGCCCTCAAGGCCGAAAACCAGCCTGTCGCCACCGTTTTCCCGAAAGAAGGGGTTACCGGCTGGGCAGACACCACCATGCTGCACGCTGAGGCGAAGCACCCGATGTGCGCCTACAAATGGATGAACTGGTCGCTGACGCCAAAACTGCAGGGCGATCTGGCCGCGTGGTTTGGTTCATTACCTGTGGTCGCCGAAGGATGTAAAGCCAGCACGCTGCTGGGCGATAAAGGCTGTGAAACAAACGGGTATAACTCTTTCGACAAAATCATGTTCTG